In Dromaius novaehollandiae isolate bDroNov1 chromosome 16, bDroNov1.hap1, whole genome shotgun sequence, one genomic interval encodes:
- the CBLN4 gene encoding cerebellin-4 isoform X2: MGSRSRAPALLPALLLALALGGPAARAQNDTEPIVLEGKCLVVCDSNPATDARGSSSSPLGISVRAANSKVAFSAVRSTNHEPSEMSNKTRIIYFDQILVNVGNFFTLESVFVAPRKGIYSFSFHVIKVYQSQTIQVNLMLNGKPVISAFAGDKDVTREAATNGVLLYLDKEDKVYLKLEKGVD, from the exons ATGGGCtcgcggagccgggcgccggcgctgctgcccgcgctgctgctggcgctggcgctgggcggccccgcggcgcgggcgcAGAACGACACGGAGCCCATCGTGCTGGAGGGCAAGTGCCTGGTGGTCTGCGACTCCAACCCGGCCACCGACGCCAGGGGCTCGTCCTCCTCCCCGCTGGGCATCTCCGTGCGGGCGGCCAACTCCAAGGTCGCCTTCTCGGCCGTGCGCAGCACCAACCACGAGCCCTCCGAGATGAGCAACAAGACGCGCATCATCTACTTCGACCAG ATCCTAGTAAATGTGGGCAATTTTTTCACGTTGGAGTCTGTCTTTGTAGCACCAAGAAAAGGAATTTACAGTTTCAGTTTTCACGTAATTAAAGTCTACCAGAGTCAAACAATCCAG GTTAATCTGATGCTAAATGGAAAGCCTGTCATTTCTGCTTTTGCTGGAGACAAGGATGTCACACGCGAAGCTGCCACTAATGGAGTTCTGCTCTATCTAGACAAGGAGGATAAGGTTTACCTGAAACTTGAGAAAG GTGTGGACTGA
- the CBLN4 gene encoding cerebellin-4 isoform X1: MGSRSRAPALLPALLLALALGGPAARAQNDTEPIVLEGKCLVVCDSNPATDARGSSSSPLGISVRAANSKVAFSAVRSTNHEPSEMSNKTRIIYFDQILVNVGNFFTLESVFVAPRKGIYSFSFHVIKVYQSQTIQVNLMLNGKPVISAFAGDKDVTREAATNGVLLYLDKEDKVYLKLEKGNLVGGWQYSTFSGFLVFPL; the protein is encoded by the exons ATGGGCtcgcggagccgggcgccggcgctgctgcccgcgctgctgctggcgctggcgctgggcggccccgcggcgcgggcgcAGAACGACACGGAGCCCATCGTGCTGGAGGGCAAGTGCCTGGTGGTCTGCGACTCCAACCCGGCCACCGACGCCAGGGGCTCGTCCTCCTCCCCGCTGGGCATCTCCGTGCGGGCGGCCAACTCCAAGGTCGCCTTCTCGGCCGTGCGCAGCACCAACCACGAGCCCTCCGAGATGAGCAACAAGACGCGCATCATCTACTTCGACCAG ATCCTAGTAAATGTGGGCAATTTTTTCACGTTGGAGTCTGTCTTTGTAGCACCAAGAAAAGGAATTTACAGTTTCAGTTTTCACGTAATTAAAGTCTACCAGAGTCAAACAATCCAG GTTAATCTGATGCTAAATGGAAAGCCTGTCATTTCTGCTTTTGCTGGAGACAAGGATGTCACACGCGAAGCTGCCACTAATGGAGTTCTGCTCTATCTAGACAAGGAGGATAAGGTTTACCTGAAACTTGAGAAAGGTAATCTGGTCGGTGGATGGCAATATTCTACGTTTTCTGGctttctggtctttcccctgtaA